One genomic window of Leptospira johnsonii includes the following:
- a CDS encoding sensor domain-containing diguanylate cyclase, whose amino-acid sequence MPKDSETFERIETSKIRNRLPLVLWAGLLVLALPYSLLADPVSEQGPVLRLDSHSAGKIPLREEISYFKDTEGTLTWEDISASDSEIEFKKNTDRMPNFGYDPSPHWLKFSVEAEESLSEERFLTLEYPHIDYVDVYWKDSKGREGEFHTGDMLPFKERPIAERYFVFPLTLEDKGKIEVFIRVKTEGSLTLPLHLVTKSNLDHSSRISLLIDGIYFGALGVMVFYNFFLFLGIREKTYIYYVILIFAVTYFLVMSSGYGFWFLVPNSPKFVNSSFIMATCIAMIFLGLFAEEYLQTRDTYPILHIFIRGLTIIWSVLAIMPVFVALRYLMPFTAILPILEILVLMIISLVQSVRKDRKARIFLSAWIFSLVGVLIFSLNRLGLFDSEEIASGMLKIGVLSNVILLSLGLVDRINTFQKEKEEYKERADKLFELSLMDPLTGVANRRFFDQELEREWNRSVRTERPLSLLMIDVDFFKAYNDTYGHLKGDQVLFRVAQALKECLNRSSDMIARYGGEEFSVILPDTPVEGAIVVALNMLQTVEDMGIPHSESTFTRVTVSIGVSSNTDRDIHSYQELLGLADKNLYDSKAFGRNHIRH is encoded by the coding sequence ATGCCAAAAGATTCCGAGACATTCGAAAGAATCGAAACATCCAAGATCCGGAATCGCCTTCCACTTGTTTTATGGGCGGGATTGCTTGTTCTTGCCCTCCCCTATTCTTTACTTGCAGATCCTGTTTCAGAACAGGGTCCAGTGCTTCGTTTAGATTCTCATTCTGCAGGAAAGATCCCTCTTAGAGAGGAAATCTCCTATTTCAAAGATACAGAAGGAACTCTCACTTGGGAAGACATCTCCGCTTCTGATTCCGAAATAGAATTCAAAAAGAATACAGATAGAATGCCTAACTTCGGTTATGATCCTTCTCCTCATTGGCTTAAATTCTCGGTAGAAGCCGAGGAATCTCTTTCAGAGGAACGTTTTCTTACCTTAGAATATCCTCATATAGATTATGTGGATGTATATTGGAAAGATTCAAAAGGGAGAGAGGGTGAATTTCATACAGGAGACATGCTCCCCTTTAAGGAAAGGCCGATCGCAGAGAGATATTTTGTATTTCCTTTAACCTTAGAAGATAAGGGCAAGATCGAAGTGTTCATCCGAGTCAAGACGGAAGGATCTCTTACTCTTCCTCTTCATCTAGTTACCAAGTCCAATCTGGATCATTCTTCTCGGATCTCTTTGCTCATAGACGGTATCTATTTCGGAGCTCTGGGAGTAATGGTATTCTATAATTTCTTCCTGTTCTTGGGCATCCGGGAAAAAACCTATATATATTATGTAATTCTAATTTTTGCAGTAACCTACTTTTTAGTCATGAGTTCAGGATACGGCTTCTGGTTCTTGGTCCCGAATTCTCCCAAATTTGTGAATTCATCCTTTATCATGGCCACATGTATAGCGATGATATTTTTGGGCTTATTTGCAGAAGAATATCTACAGACCAGGGACACATATCCGATCCTGCATATATTTATCCGAGGACTTACGATTATATGGTCTGTCCTGGCTATTATGCCCGTATTTGTAGCCTTAAGATACCTGATGCCTTTTACTGCGATCCTTCCTATTTTGGAGATCCTGGTACTAATGATAATCTCTCTAGTCCAGAGTGTAAGAAAGGATAGAAAAGCAAGGATCTTCTTAAGTGCATGGATCTTTAGTTTAGTAGGCGTTCTTATATTCTCTCTGAACAGACTAGGACTCTTTGATTCGGAAGAGATCGCTTCCGGAATGCTGAAGATCGGAGTTTTGAGTAACGTTATTCTTCTTTCCCTGGGACTAGTAGACAGGATCAACACTTTCCAGAAGGAAAAAGAGGAATATAAGGAAAGAGCGGATAAACTATTTGAACTTTCTCTAATGGATCCTTTGACTGGGGTGGCAAATAGAAGATTTTTCGATCAGGAATTGGAAAGAGAATGGAACCGTTCTGTCCGAACGGAAAGACCACTTTCTCTTTTAATGATAGATGTGGACTTCTTCAAGGCGTATAATGATACCTATGGTCATTTAAAAGGAGACCAAGTACTCTTTCGAGTGGCACAAGCATTAAAAGAATGTTTAAACCGTTCTTCCGATATGATCGCAAGATACGGAGGAGAAGAATTTTCAGTCATTCTACCTGATACTCCTGTCGAAGGCGCCATAGTGGTTGCCTTGAACATGTTACAGACCGTGGAAGATATGGGGATACCTCATTCAGAGAGTACTTTCACTAGAGTCACTGTTTCTATAGGTGTTTCCAGTAATACGGATCGTGATATCCATTCTTACCAAGAATTATTAGGATTAGCAGATAAAAACTTATACGATTCTAAGGCATTTGGTAGAAATCATATACGTCATTGA
- a CDS encoding exodeoxyribonuclease V subunit gamma, with translation MSIRVHSSDDLSDLSEELSKSLREEISRQDGLYSPTVIIPNKSMETWLNLDLVQRFGVVFNIRFLFLEKFLEELLLEKFSPEIDPKSRPFLQGESRKFQIYETLLGDQEFLQKYPILKNYLLPSGRKTPDPVRLLDLSGRLAKYFKDYELHRQDWIRNWLGEKYSLLRLPGEDIWEEVATQSEIFFFQKELYSYLTNSYPSKETLIQYSMRNLGSESKAKKHSAKNVYLFALSQLSSTYISIFQNLLPEIHLEVFQFGVPDGEPVTGTERSQICRNWANSFRSLKKSWEISGAEFSTSSKKEKVAKTVLSEFKEYLGRSEYKTSSRFLPDESLQILEAPGKVREVEAVFHHILSLLSESKETKLTDFGIFCSDLSEYRAALEFVFEGGIQAKLTEKSGSSIKTLPYSIRDVLASETSAYIGGILSLFPLLSKERSRADIFKLLRNPCFQAKWELEPSFVEEWAKFSEDLELYQDDSLAEEQPLAFSFRKGFLRLAAGNILSAEEEDLPISPFDSGSGSSVSTWIGIWKRVSFLLEDFSSLVSDPKSSGEKILDSLSDLLRELFSSNSSNPIEVELEQNIIDSLYELKSINWDPKSPKDRLKFLEAFFKQTGGEIQVRKGQYLTGGITISSLQPMRPIPFRHVYILGLGEGLFPGTDDTSAFNLRHIAPREGDINVRGLNQSLLYETVLSAKQSLVLSFVAEDITKDESIAPSSSLLLLEQALKENVLAPETSVRIKIPLNKHSKEYFTQREIPSVKFAEKFRKSFDLSSSLLYGKEEDKEYYRKLVLGNFQPVPSAKKENPIPETIDWNDLVRFAKSPLSYHLQKRFGLYSEEISESESAIEEPFRIADNFKFMKELWSYSMKKTEKEIQNSLNGLFSIWEKRGHIPRGVYGDAEFVTKSEKVAKISEVVSEILSDAEILSGFTFGVSPKKGNLLSLPPIALEISNGSKIEITGLKEDVFLKKEGDGALVLVYPNSKKKFKNLIEPYLIQSLLDLIPSKNTPRSVIVIFGYGDKPTILNMNREGGEVDRKKFLSALLQEFLDQSISLISPGIWEDFPDRTEIDLSDKKSLDLLSSEYKTWAQESVQYDPEIYLDEIIRLLPYPQNYVSESDFYLCLKLYHPLEKVFYAEK, from the coding sequence ATGAGCATACGAGTCCATAGTTCCGACGATCTTTCGGATTTGTCCGAAGAATTATCCAAATCCTTGAGAGAAGAGATCTCGAGGCAGGATGGATTGTATTCTCCCACAGTGATCATCCCGAACAAGAGTATGGAGACCTGGTTGAACCTGGATCTGGTCCAAAGATTCGGAGTGGTATTCAATATTCGATTTTTGTTCTTGGAGAAATTTTTAGAAGAACTACTTCTTGAAAAATTTTCTCCAGAGATAGATCCGAAATCCAGACCATTCCTCCAGGGAGAATCCAGAAAATTCCAGATTTACGAAACCTTGCTAGGAGATCAGGAATTTCTCCAAAAGTATCCCATCCTCAAAAATTATCTTTTACCTTCCGGAAGAAAAACTCCGGACCCGGTTCGTCTCTTGGATCTGTCCGGACGTTTGGCAAAATATTTCAAGGACTATGAACTACATAGACAAGACTGGATCCGAAATTGGTTGGGAGAAAAATATTCACTTCTAAGATTACCTGGAGAAGATATCTGGGAAGAAGTCGCTACTCAGTCGGAAATTTTTTTCTTTCAGAAAGAACTCTATTCTTATCTTACAAACTCATATCCTTCTAAAGAAACTTTGATTCAATATTCAATGCGAAATCTTGGCTCCGAGTCCAAGGCCAAAAAACATTCCGCAAAGAATGTGTATCTATTCGCATTGTCTCAACTTTCGAGTACATATATTTCTATTTTTCAAAACCTTCTACCTGAAATCCATTTAGAAGTCTTTCAATTCGGAGTGCCTGATGGAGAACCGGTTACCGGAACGGAAAGAAGCCAAATCTGTAGAAACTGGGCAAATTCATTTCGCTCCTTAAAAAAATCCTGGGAAATCTCCGGCGCAGAATTTTCAACTTCTTCCAAAAAAGAAAAAGTTGCGAAAACAGTTCTGTCCGAGTTCAAAGAATATCTTGGACGATCGGAATACAAAACTTCTTCTCGTTTCCTTCCGGATGAAAGTTTACAAATCTTAGAAGCGCCGGGAAAAGTCAGAGAAGTAGAAGCAGTATTCCATCATATTCTATCTCTCTTATCCGAATCTAAGGAAACCAAATTAACTGATTTTGGGATATTCTGTTCAGACCTTTCCGAATATAGAGCGGCCTTAGAGTTCGTGTTTGAAGGCGGGATCCAAGCAAAACTTACAGAGAAGTCCGGTAGTTCTATAAAGACCCTACCTTATAGCATAAGAGATGTTCTCGCGTCGGAAACAAGCGCCTATATAGGCGGGATACTCTCCTTATTTCCGTTACTCTCAAAAGAAAGATCCAGAGCGGATATTTTCAAACTGCTTAGGAACCCATGCTTTCAAGCCAAATGGGAATTAGAACCTTCATTTGTAGAAGAATGGGCAAAATTCTCAGAAGATTTGGAATTATACCAAGACGATTCATTAGCAGAAGAACAACCTCTTGCATTCTCTTTTCGAAAAGGGTTCTTACGTTTAGCTGCTGGAAATATATTATCTGCCGAAGAAGAAGATCTCCCTATCTCCCCTTTCGATTCCGGGTCGGGTTCTTCCGTATCTACATGGATCGGAATTTGGAAACGTGTATCCTTTTTATTGGAAGATTTTTCCTCCCTCGTCTCGGATCCGAAGTCCTCTGGAGAAAAAATTTTAGATTCTCTATCGGATCTGCTGAGAGAATTATTTTCTTCTAATTCATCTAATCCGATCGAAGTAGAGCTGGAGCAAAATATTATAGATTCATTATATGAGTTAAAATCCATAAATTGGGACCCTAAAAGTCCCAAGGATAGACTTAAGTTTCTAGAAGCGTTTTTCAAACAGACAGGAGGAGAGATCCAAGTCCGAAAAGGTCAATATCTAACCGGCGGAATCACAATATCGTCTTTGCAACCAATGCGTCCTATTCCTTTCCGGCATGTATACATTTTAGGATTAGGAGAAGGTTTGTTCCCAGGAACAGATGATACTTCCGCATTCAATCTCAGACATATAGCTCCCAGAGAAGGAGATATAAATGTAAGAGGTCTAAACCAATCTTTATTATACGAAACTGTCCTTTCCGCCAAACAAAGCCTGGTACTGTCCTTCGTTGCAGAAGATATTACAAAAGACGAAAGTATTGCTCCTTCCTCCTCCTTACTTTTACTGGAACAAGCGTTAAAGGAAAATGTATTGGCTCCCGAAACTTCCGTTAGGATTAAGATCCCTTTAAACAAACATAGTAAGGAATACTTTACACAAAGAGAAATCCCATCCGTAAAATTTGCGGAGAAGTTCCGTAAAAGTTTCGATCTTTCTTCTTCTCTTCTCTATGGAAAAGAGGAAGATAAGGAATACTATCGCAAACTAGTGTTAGGGAATTTTCAGCCAGTTCCTTCTGCAAAAAAAGAAAATCCCATTCCGGAGACGATAGATTGGAATGATCTGGTCCGGTTTGCCAAATCTCCACTTTCTTATCACTTACAGAAAAGATTCGGATTGTATTCGGAAGAAATTTCGGAATCCGAAAGTGCGATAGAAGAACCATTTAGGATAGCGGATAACTTTAAATTCATGAAAGAGTTATGGTCTTATTCCATGAAAAAGACCGAAAAGGAGATCCAAAATTCTTTAAACGGTTTATTTTCTATTTGGGAGAAAAGAGGTCATATTCCGAGAGGGGTTTATGGAGACGCGGAATTTGTAACTAAGTCGGAGAAAGTGGCAAAAATTTCGGAGGTTGTTTCCGAAATACTCTCGGATGCGGAAATTCTGTCCGGATTTACCTTTGGAGTATCACCTAAAAAAGGGAATTTACTTTCTTTACCTCCTATTGCATTAGAAATTTCGAATGGATCTAAGATCGAGATCACCGGTTTAAAAGAAGACGTTTTCCTGAAAAAAGAAGGCGATGGCGCCCTTGTTCTTGTTTACCCAAATTCTAAGAAGAAATTTAAAAACCTGATCGAACCGTATTTGATCCAATCTCTTCTGGATCTTATTCCTTCCAAAAACACTCCAAGGTCGGTGATTGTAATATTCGGATACGGAGATAAGCCTACCATCTTGAACATGAATAGAGAAGGTGGAGAAGTAGATCGCAAAAAATTTCTATCCGCTCTATTACAAGAATTTTTGGATCAATCCATCTCTTTGATCTCTCCTGGTATCTGGGAAGATTTTCCGGATAGAACTGAAATTGATCTAAGCGATAAAAAAAGTTTAGATCTACTTTCTAGCGAATATAAAACCTGGGCCCAAGAATCCGTTCAGTATGATCCTGAAATTTATCTGGATGAGATTATCCGACTTCTTCCTTATCCTCAAAATTATGTAAGTGAAAGCGATTTTTACCTCTGCCTAAAACTTTATCATCCACTGGAGAAGGTTTTCTATGCAGAAAAGTAA
- a CDS encoding LB099 family protein, translating into MDYEKEKKKLLSAKTPEQYIEFSIKSKLEGPKKSSITTEWLNKSGYSIDDIKYARNRHPFWREKRNKGSYERNSRRLEYHNYYKTDEKIVWDDAKLSKFYDLNQEGNADHELARLFKTSIPAVNHIRRKFRFSTILLELEKKKPNKAAVIKLSAHSESVLKRLIKEKGKK; encoded by the coding sequence ATGGATTACGAAAAGGAAAAAAAGAAACTCCTCTCTGCGAAAACGCCAGAGCAGTACATTGAATTTTCCATCAAATCAAAACTAGAAGGACCTAAGAAGTCCAGTATTACCACAGAATGGTTAAATAAATCCGGTTATTCAATAGATGACATAAAATATGCAAGAAATAGGCATCCATTTTGGAGGGAAAAAAGAAACAAAGGCTCATACGAAAGGAACAGCCGGCGCTTAGAATACCATAACTATTATAAGACGGACGAGAAGATCGTTTGGGACGATGCCAAACTTTCCAAGTTTTACGACCTGAATCAGGAAGGAAATGCGGATCATGAGTTGGCGAGACTTTTCAAAACATCCATTCCTGCTGTGAACCATATTCGTAGAAAGTTCCGTTTTTCTACCATTCTATTAGAACTGGAAAAGAAGAAACCAAACAAAGCTGCGGTTATCAAACTCAGTGCTCATTCAGAGTCAGTACTCAAACGTTTGATCAAGGAAAAAGGAAAAAAATAA
- a CDS encoding polysaccharide deacetylase family protein, with protein sequence MYKQISRFSILLFLVIFTSSVISAGPVREFLSSDGKSKTNQEEEEGLKPSPSKREIPRSEETSSPSPKIEAKVKKEESVASAEASSQKSKRVQRRKKGKTKISKKEKQDIKEKEKETTSKKYENSLPGVSELPPKTQYDTNNQNANAELGHGKGIPVLCYHHLVGNQDPMGGYNLDPSLLEEQFKYLKSLGYQTISLDQFYQYQQGKAGSDFPARPVLLTFDDGSLTHRDVLVPLLKKYGMRASVFIYPTVISNPRYKFYLSWAGLKEALDSGVLDIGSHTVYHPKLPAMSRAEIRSQLKDSKATLEAKTGRKIQDLAYPFGLFDVRVIEEAKAAGYRMAFTVNPGKNVPGTYAYTIHRSLVTWGMSQSRFNSILSASPPVKIQLGVPDGSWVKPGDSFPVIVEGLDPKSVAIKISGKEGIIQRKTNTEYIIRIPEFKKTTYPAMTVIGKTLAGKRSETQFLFVNRKEFKKDPD encoded by the coding sequence ATGTATAAACAAATCAGTCGCTTTTCCATTCTACTCTTTCTGGTAATCTTCACTTCTTCCGTAATTTCTGCCGGACCTGTCCGCGAATTTTTAAGTTCCGACGGTAAATCCAAAACGAACCAAGAGGAAGAAGAAGGTCTCAAACCCTCCCCTTCAAAAAGAGAAATTCCTAGATCGGAGGAAACTTCTTCGCCTTCTCCTAAAATAGAAGCGAAAGTTAAAAAAGAAGAATCTGTGGCTTCTGCGGAAGCCTCCTCCCAAAAATCCAAACGAGTACAACGCAGGAAAAAAGGGAAAACGAAGATTTCTAAAAAGGAAAAGCAGGATATCAAAGAGAAAGAAAAAGAGACTACTTCCAAAAAGTACGAAAATTCTCTTCCTGGAGTTTCAGAACTTCCTCCTAAAACGCAATATGATACGAATAACCAAAACGCGAACGCGGAATTAGGCCATGGAAAAGGGATCCCTGTTCTATGTTATCATCACTTGGTTGGGAACCAAGATCCAATGGGCGGATACAATCTAGATCCCAGCCTTTTAGAAGAACAATTCAAGTATCTCAAATCTTTAGGTTACCAAACCATCAGTCTGGACCAATTCTACCAATACCAACAAGGAAAAGCCGGTTCTGATTTCCCTGCTCGTCCTGTTCTTTTAACATTCGACGATGGATCTTTGACACATAGAGATGTGTTGGTTCCCCTATTGAAAAAATACGGGATGAGAGCTTCTGTTTTTATTTATCCAACTGTGATCTCTAATCCTAGATACAAATTTTATCTCAGCTGGGCGGGGCTAAAAGAGGCTCTGGACAGTGGGGTTCTAGATATAGGTTCTCATACTGTGTATCATCCTAAATTGCCTGCAATGTCTAGAGCAGAGATCAGAAGCCAGCTCAAAGATTCCAAAGCGACTCTTGAAGCTAAAACGGGTAGAAAGATCCAAGACCTCGCTTATCCATTCGGATTATTCGACGTACGAGTGATAGAAGAAGCTAAGGCTGCAGGTTATAGAATGGCATTCACAGTAAACCCAGGAAAGAATGTTCCGGGCACTTACGCTTATACCATCCACAGATCCTTGGTGACTTGGGGAATGTCTCAGTCCAGATTCAATTCTATCTTAAGTGCTTCTCCTCCTGTTAAGATCCAACTAGGAGTCCCGGATGGTTCTTGGGTCAAACCTGGAGATAGTTTTCCTGTAATCGTAGAAGGTCTAGATCCTAAGTCTGTGGCGATCAAGATCAGTGGGAAAGAAGGAATTATACAAAGAAAGACGAACACGGAATATATTATTAGAATTCCTGAATTCAAAAAGACTACTTATCCAGCGATGACTGTAATTGGCAAAACCCTAGCCGGAAAGAGAAGTGAAACTCAATTCTTGTTCGTAAATAGAAAAGAGTTTAAAAAAGACCCCGACTAA
- a CDS encoding UvrD-helicase domain-containing protein, which yields MQKSKLETGTNSFADQIDITKNGFIGASAGTGKTHTIVFLVLKILKDSFKASLHSDKTPFGIESILVLTYTDKAASELKGRIRAELKNTILRLEKLESPSEEESKELDYFLNQASRLDQAYISTIHGFARKILKEYSLESGSSENSELVEEFSAVSKALYRRMRSEFGGKYPKELLPFVLSQANRFYNDGFQGTTWENFVSSLAAKKVSSPDSIQFLPRPQKFPDIDSIRNVFLEIQSILPKFLEIQDSFKKKINANKYKALSSRQIEFKDSLKKLIDSSDPFLPFPFTLALKKILDLKRGESFGIESILLSDEELKTATSESGYLSYTLEREKIRKLSLNLNSLGSSLSSFLVSLAEDIAEDSVKIKEEENSITYGDMILGLSNSLGKNPELVAELKKRFRFGIIDEFQDTDPDQYNIFRILFLETSSVESEGKLFLIGDAKQSIYGFRGADLGTYLAAKREFDTGGKFANSSIVYPELDTNRRSLPELISSYNSLFGSEKGEWFPISETGFLPIEYVNVKSPETPGKAILYSDKSNRAALNAFSLSKESNADRLKDQYSKFLADEILHLVSEKSEIYIKKEGSSSPDKLSWSDISVLVRGESDSEFLKRQFKARGIPYTYPKQTGLFGSSEAIRVREILQCLNEEGSRDSFYKLLISDLFCVRPEDLQNYEEYPIESGEKRLLETWRKFSRKKDFPGLFGSILTESRLASPLPDESRQDWERKITNFKQIFFFLTEKASKSDQTLRELITYLESKMVSKEDEKDYLEKDSEEDRVKIFTIHSCKGLEFPIVFLFGGFSGWGTQRKKFSEYREGEKRIIDLENNKEETSVFNTINEDKRLYYVALTRAMYKFYFPLLAEPDPKRPLELFRKSFQAAVSEFPEDSSVARFWENEEGKYEQEWIRDHKTISGLTTNPTKAEVPEILRSVEIWPDKAEKRRIILESYSSLDSFFTSEGIGFHISETKSFKTDETPEESKEEELPSSNKMGNLLHQLLETEDFNLYKNAKSAKQIPENILKSYKNILKSYGYGNSSEQLDTFANRISELFWNTLKTPLSHSEKKITLSEISSLERKHEVDFFLKIPEQSGNSDLLKGTLDLIFLSEGKYWILDWKSNLLSSNFGEDPYSEAHLKEKIQESYSLQLAIYSVVLDDWLKFKYGKEYDPKLLGGMYFVFLRGTDPGRAGRGIFYQDLDPEFVKISKEKIKETLDLKNRISAEKE from the coding sequence ATGCAGAAAAGTAAACTGGAAACAGGGACAAATTCTTTTGCAGATCAGATCGACATTACAAAAAACGGTTTTATCGGAGCCTCTGCGGGTACTGGAAAAACGCATACAATCGTATTTTTGGTCCTGAAAATATTAAAAGATTCTTTTAAAGCATCTCTTCATTCCGATAAAACTCCATTCGGAATAGAATCTATATTAGTACTTACTTATACAGATAAAGCGGCTTCGGAACTAAAAGGAAGGATCCGAGCGGAGCTAAAAAATACGATCCTTAGATTGGAAAAGCTTGAATCTCCTAGTGAGGAGGAGTCTAAGGAGCTTGATTATTTTTTAAACCAGGCATCCCGATTAGACCAAGCTTATATTTCTACCATTCATGGATTCGCACGTAAGATCTTAAAAGAATATTCATTAGAATCAGGTAGTTCCGAAAATTCAGAACTAGTGGAAGAATTTTCTGCGGTATCGAAAGCATTATATAGAAGGATGCGTAGCGAGTTTGGAGGAAAATATCCTAAAGAACTTTTACCTTTTGTACTATCTCAAGCGAATCGTTTTTATAATGACGGATTCCAAGGGACCACATGGGAAAATTTTGTGTCCAGTCTTGCGGCCAAGAAGGTCTCTTCTCCTGATTCTATCCAATTTCTCCCCCGCCCTCAGAAATTTCCGGACATCGATTCTATCAGAAATGTATTTTTGGAAATCCAATCCATACTTCCTAAATTTTTAGAAATCCAAGATTCTTTTAAAAAAAAGATCAATGCGAATAAGTACAAGGCTCTTTCCAGCCGGCAGATTGAATTCAAAGATTCTCTGAAAAAGCTTATCGATTCTTCCGATCCTTTTTTACCTTTTCCTTTCACACTTGCTCTCAAAAAGATCCTAGACCTAAAAAGAGGAGAAAGTTTCGGAATAGAATCGATTCTTCTTTCCGACGAAGAACTAAAAACAGCGACTTCCGAATCTGGATACCTTTCTTATACATTAGAAAGAGAAAAAATCAGAAAACTTTCCTTAAATTTAAACTCGTTAGGATCATCTCTTTCTTCTTTCCTGGTTTCTCTTGCCGAAGATATTGCAGAAGATTCTGTAAAGATCAAGGAAGAGGAAAATTCAATTACATACGGAGATATGATCCTCGGCCTTTCCAATTCCTTGGGAAAAAATCCGGAATTAGTTGCAGAATTGAAAAAGCGGTTTCGCTTCGGGATTATAGATGAATTCCAAGATACCGACCCGGATCAATATAATATTTTCAGAATATTATTCTTAGAAACTTCTAGCGTCGAATCGGAAGGAAAACTTTTCCTAATCGGAGATGCAAAACAATCCATTTACGGTTTCAGGGGTGCGGACTTAGGCACTTACTTGGCAGCAAAAAGAGAATTTGATACTGGAGGAAAGTTTGCAAATTCTTCTATCGTTTATCCGGAGCTGGATACAAATCGTAGATCATTGCCAGAACTCATCTCCTCCTATAATTCACTTTTCGGAAGTGAAAAGGGAGAATGGTTCCCGATTAGCGAAACCGGATTTTTGCCAATAGAATACGTGAATGTAAAATCTCCTGAAACTCCAGGAAAGGCGATTTTATATTCCGACAAAAGTAACCGCGCCGCTTTAAATGCATTTTCTCTTTCTAAGGAAAGTAATGCGGATCGATTAAAGGACCAATATTCCAAATTTCTAGCGGATGAAATACTTCATCTGGTTTCCGAAAAGTCGGAGATCTATATTAAAAAAGAAGGAAGTTCTTCTCCCGATAAACTGAGTTGGTCCGATATTTCAGTTTTGGTCCGAGGGGAAAGTGATTCCGAATTTTTAAAAAGGCAGTTCAAGGCAAGAGGGATCCCGTATACTTATCCAAAACAAACTGGGCTATTCGGATCTTCTGAAGCGATCCGAGTCAGAGAAATATTACAATGTTTAAATGAAGAAGGAAGCAGAGACTCATTTTACAAATTATTAATATCGGATCTATTCTGTGTTCGCCCGGAGGATCTGCAAAATTATGAAGAGTATCCCATAGAATCCGGAGAAAAAAGGCTTTTGGAAACCTGGAGAAAATTCTCTCGTAAAAAAGATTTTCCGGGTCTATTCGGGTCCATTCTAACGGAAAGCAGGTTAGCTTCTCCGCTTCCGGACGAATCTAGACAGGATTGGGAAAGAAAGATCACAAACTTCAAACAGATATTTTTCTTCTTAACTGAAAAAGCGTCGAAGTCGGACCAAACTTTAAGAGAACTCATCACTTACTTAGAATCCAAAATGGTATCCAAAGAGGATGAAAAAGATTATTTAGAAAAGGATTCTGAAGAGGACAGAGTCAAAATTTTCACCATCCATTCCTGCAAAGGTTTGGAATTTCCGATCGTATTTTTATTCGGTGGATTTTCCGGTTGGGGAACACAAAGAAAGAAATTTTCGGAGTATAGAGAAGGTGAAAAACGTATTATAGATTTAGAAAATAATAAAGAAGAAACTTCAGTCTTTAATACGATCAACGAAGACAAAAGGTTGTACTATGTGGCCTTAACTCGGGCAATGTACAAATTTTATTTTCCATTACTTGCAGAACCTGATCCGAAACGTCCTTTGGAATTATTTAGAAAATCTTTTCAGGCGGCAGTATCCGAATTTCCAGAAGATTCTTCTGTAGCCAGATTTTGGGAAAACGAAGAAGGAAAATATGAACAGGAATGGATCAGAGATCACAAAACAATCTCAGGGTTAACTACCAATCCAACAAAAGCGGAAGTTCCTGAAATTTTACGTTCTGTCGAAATTTGGCCGGACAAGGCTGAAAAAAGAAGAATCATCTTAGAAAGTTATTCTTCCCTGGATTCGTTTTTTACTTCAGAGGGTATAGGATTTCATATTTCCGAGACAAAATCATTCAAAACGGATGAAACACCAGAGGAATCCAAAGAAGAAGAACTCCCCTCTTCCAATAAAATGGGGAATTTGCTACATCAACTTCTGGAAACCGAAGATTTCAACCTTTATAAAAACGCAAAGTCCGCAAAACAGATCCCGGAGAATATCTTAAAGTCATATAAGAATATTCTAAAGTCTTACGGATATGGAAATAGTTCGGAACAATTGGACACTTTTGCAAATAGGATTTCCGAATTATTTTGGAATACGCTCAAAACTCCTCTATCTCATTCAGAGAAAAAAATCACACTTTCTGAAATTTCCAGTTTGGAAAGAAAACATGAGGTGGATTTCTTTTTGAAAATCCCCGAACAATCCGGGAATTCAGACTTACTGAAAGGAACCTTGGATCTAATATTTCTTTCGGAAGGAAAATATTGGATCTTAGATTGGAAGTCCAACCTTCTCTCTTCAAATTTCGGAGAAGATCCTTATTCGGAAGCACATTTGAAAGAGAAAATACAAGAATCTTACTCTTTGCAGTTGGCCATCTATTCTGTAGTTTTAGACGACTGGCTGAAATTCAAATATGGAAAAGAATACGATCCTAAACTTTTAGGGGGAATGTATTTTGTATTTCTCCGAGGAACAGATCCAGGCCGGGCCGGACGCGGGATTTTTTATCAGGACCTAGATCCGGAATTCGTAAAAATTTCCAAAGAAAAAATAAAAGAGACCTTGGATCTGAAAAATAGAATTTCGGCGGAAAAAGAATGA